A genome region from Triticum aestivum cultivar Chinese Spring chromosome 2B, IWGSC CS RefSeq v2.1, whole genome shotgun sequence includes the following:
- the LOC123040907 gene encoding peroxidase 2 yields the protein MVKLAALALLALLGSVACQGDNGSPADSPAAYPPSRSVPPSSAPASPSTPAASPSQPMPSPIVLSPSPTPLAQPPSRGLGAPSQSPPVYPPSVSQPAFPPSGSSSAPSASSPEYLPSPSPSVSSQTPPTYSPDPSPPTSPSPSPLSPSKIAYPPSPSPSQPTYPPSPSPINPRQPPSPGPASYIPSPSPSPDSPAPAPFPPISNSPSPGLSVGHYSYSCPNAEAIVREAVKNATEKNRGTGAGLIRLFFHDCFVRGCDASVLLNTTGSGEPTELKGLPNLTLRGFEVIDAAKAALEEACPGVVSCADVLAFAGRDATFFLTNRTAAYFPMPAGRYDGRGSFSNETTLNLPSPSSGLQQLNESFHAKGLSLEDMVTLSGAHSVGRSSCSSFHDRLSPNSSDMDPQFASSLRKQCSGSDPTAMQDFKTPDDLDRQYYQNAVDHKVLFTSDAALMASNETAKMMLDNAHVSGLWEKKFAAAMVKMGGVGIKTSVDGEIRKKCWIINKV from the exons ATGGTCAAGCTCGCCGCCCTCGCCTTGCTCGCGCTGCTGGGGTCCGTGGCGTGCCAAGGTGACAATGGTTCACCCGCGGACTCACCGGCGGCGTACCCGCCTAGCCGAAGCGTGCCTCCAAGCTCGGCTCCGGCGAGCCCGAGCACTCCAGCTGCGAGCCCCAGCCAGCCCATGCCGAGCCCGATTGTGTTGAGCCCGAGCCCGACCCCGCTCGCTCAGCCTCCTAGCCGCGGCCTAGGCGCACCGAGCCAAAGCCCGCCGGTATATCCACCAAGCGTGAGCCAACCCGCCTTTCCTCCGTCTGGTTCTTCCAGTGCCCCGAGCGCAAGCTCACCGGAGTACCTTCCTAGCCCTAGTCCAAGCGTGTCTAGTCAAACTCCACCCACATATTCACCTGACCCAAGTCCACCTACTTCTCCTAGTCCAAGCCCGTTGAGCCCGAGCAAAATTGCCTATCCACCAAGCCCAAGCCCTAGCCAACCCACATATCCTCCTAGCCCAAGCCCAATCAATCCAAGACAACCTCCCAGCCCAGGTCCAGCATCTTATATTCCAAGCCCTAGCCCAAGCCCGGATAGCCCTGCTCCAGCCCCTTTTCCTCCTATCTCAAACTCACCCAGCCCTGGGCTCAGTGTCGGTCACTACAGCTACTCATGCCCAAATGCAGAAGCTATCGTCAGGGAGGCCGTGAAGAACGCCACGGAGAAGAATCGCGGCACCGGCGCCGGGCTCATCCGTCTcttcttccacgactgcttcgtccgG GGGTGCGATGCTTCCGTTCTCCTCAACACGACCGGCTCCGGCGAACCCACAGAGTTAAAGGGCCTGCCGAACCTGACCCTCCGGGGCTTCGAGGTCATCGACGCGGCAAAGGCGGCGCTCGAGGAGGCCTGCCCCGGCGTTGTCTCGTGTGCGGACGTCCTCGCCTTCGCTGGCCGCGACGCCACCTTCTTCCTCACCAACCGCACGGCGGCCTACTTCCCCATGCCGGCCGGCCGCTACGACGGGCGCGGGTCTTTCTCCAACGAGACCACCCTCAACCTGCCGTCGCCCTCCTCCGGCCTCCAGCAGCTCAACGAGAGTTTCCACGCCAAGGGGCTGAGCCTCGAGGACATGGTCACCCTTTCCGGCGCGCACTCGGTCGGCCGCTCTAGCTGCTCGTCCTTCCACGACCGCCTCTCCCCCAACTCCTCCGACATGGACCCCCAGTTCGCGAGCTCCCTGCGGAAGCAGTGCAGCGGCAGCGACCCCACCGCGATGCAGGACTTCAAGACCCCCGACGACCTGGACCGGCAGTACTACCAGAACGCCGTGGACCACAAGGTGTTGTTCACCTCCGACGCGGCGCTCATGGCGTCGAACGAGACGGCGAAGATGATGCTCGATAACGCGCATGTCAGTGGGCTGTGGGAGAAGAAGTTTGCGGCGGCGATGGTAAAGATGGGCGGCGTCGGGATCAAGACCAGCGTCGACGGCGAGATCAGGAAGAAATGCTGGATCATCAACAAAGTGTGA